A part of Oncorhynchus masou masou isolate Uvic2021 chromosome 30, UVic_Omas_1.1, whole genome shotgun sequence genomic DNA contains:
- the LOC135522024 gene encoding kin of IRRE-like protein 3 isoform X9 — protein sequence MLAFYLVICLMGTATQAAYFSQQPQDQVVVSGQSVTLPCVIVGYRGMVQWTKDGLALGGERDLPGWTRYSLMGDPLSGEHSLMIDSAELADDAVYECQATQAGLRSHRAKLTVLVPPTDPVVEGGPIIRVKAHTPYNLTCRASGAKPAAEITWYRDGEVMDTAIYSKTRMQDGKRELAVSMLPVVPEDKDSGRTYTCRVLNPAAPAGLQTSVTINVQHPPSVTLSVQPQTVMEGAKVLFICSASANPEITGYRWSKGGVPISEANGDSLEVTVDHSYFTDPVSCEVSNSVGSTNVSTLVDVQFGPRLLLEPKPMNVDIGMDAAFTCTWTGNPPLTLAWTKQGSSVVLSNGNTLQLKAVTQEDAGTYTCKAIVPRIGVAERDVSLTVNGPPIITADATQHAVKHSKGKLECLVGNSPPPDKIVWTFGDVTLSSGSSGRFSVQTVTSDHGVLSSLVLSETLAQDFLLRYNCTAWNRFGTGTALVTLKEQEALPMMIIIGAAVGGGCVLLICVVTLVSLCCRHTGKGKKCTRLSKSDIRVQIVHSDHNATRGNDDEEDVKEPMAPNSSESPGTSRTEHSDLLEEDEDERSDIKDPTNGYYNVHAHEDRVIRSGFSDYVPNPRPVYTPSQLPSPSPLYGQHTVVAATQPRIYDFSHRYATTTGARSTYEQQQAAAAQPGATYPTDPVYSGSAYLPTAATYGRAFTSYVKPASYEKVDAYDQSDQASKVSSSSRFSYASSQVSSQQSDYGRPSQRMQTHV from the exons GGTGGACACGCTACTCCTTAATGGGCGACCCGCTATCAGGCGAGCACAGCTTGATGATCGACTCGGCAGAGCTGGCGGATGACGCCGTGTACGAGTGTCAGGCTACGCAGGCCGGACTGCGCTCCCACCGAGCCAAGCTCACTGTTCTAG tTCCCCCCACAGACCCGGTGGTGGAGGGTGGTCCTATCATACGTGTGAAGGCCCACACACCCTACAACCTCACCTGCCGCGCCTCGGGGGCCAAGCCTGCCGCCGAGATCACCTGGTACAGAGACGGAGAGGTCATGGACACGGCCATATACTCCAAG ACGCGGATGCAGGATGGGAAGAGGGAGCTGGCTGTCAGTATGCTTCCTGTGGTGCCGGAGGACAAGGACTCTGGCCGTACCTACACCTGTCGCGTCCTCAACCCCGCCGCCCCCGCCGGACTCCAGACCTCCGTCACCATCAACGTCCAGC ACCCCCCATCAGTGACCCTGTCCGTCCAGCCCCAGACTGTCATGGAGGGAGCCAAGGTTCTGTTCATCTGCTCTGCCTCTGCCAACCCTGAGATCACAGGATACAG GTGGTCCAAGGGAGGAGTCCCGATCTCAGAGGCGAACGGGGACAGCCTGGAGGTGACGGTAGACCACTCGTACTTCACAGACCCTGTCTCCTGTGAGGTGTCCAACTCAGTGGGCAGCACCAACGTCAGCACCCTGGTGGATGTACAAT TTGGTCCCAGGCTGCTATTGGAGCCCAAGCCCATGAACGTGGACATTGGGATGGACGCAGCCTTCACCTGCACCTGGACAGGCAACCCTCCCCTCACCCTGGCCTGGACCAAACAGGGCTCAAGCGTG gtgCTCAGTAATGGCAACACCCTGCAGCTGAAGGCTGTCACCCAGGAGGATGCTGGGACCTATACCTGCAAGGCCATCGTCCCCCGCATCGGTGTGGCTGAGAGGGACGTCTCGCTCACTGTCAACG gcccaccTATCATTACAGCGGACGCCACACAGCACGCTGTCAAGCACTCCAAGGGCAAGCTAGAGTGCCTGGTGGGAAACAGCCCCCCGCCTGACAAGATT GTGTGGACGTTTGGAGACGTGACCCTCTCCTCGGGCTCCTCCGGTCGTTTCTCTGTCCAGACGGTGACCAGCGACCACGGGGTCCTGTCCTCCCTGGTCCTGTCTGAGACCCTGGCCCAGGACTTCCTACTCCGCTACAACTGCACGGCATGGAACCGCTTCGGCACAGGCACCGCGCTGGTCACCCTCAAGGAGCAAG AGGCCCTGCCCATGATGATCATCATTGGGGCGGCGGTGGGAGGAGGGTGTGTCCTGCTTATCTGTGTCGTcaccctggtctctctctgctGCAGGCACACCGGAAAAG GTAAAAAGTGCACACGCCTCTCAAAGAGTGACATCAGAGTTCAGATTGTGCACAGCGACCACAATGCTACCCGTGGcaatgatgatgaggaggatgtCAAGGAGCCGATG GCCCCCAACAGCAGTGAGTCTCCTGGGACGTCCCGGACGGAACACAGTGACCTGCTGGAGGAGGACGAGGACGAGAGGTCCGACATCAAG GACCCCACTAACGGCTACTACAACGTGCATGCTCACGAGGACCGGGTGATCCGCAGTGGTTTCTCAGATTACGTGCCCAACCCCCGTCCTGTCTACACACCATCCCAGCTGCCCTCCCCCAGCCCGCTGTACGGCCAACACACAGTGGTGGCAGCCACACAGCCCCGCATCTACGACTTCTCCCACCGCTACGCCACCACCACAGGGGCCCGCTCCACCTACGAGCAGCAGCAGGCAGCGGCAGCCCAGCCCGGAGCCACCTACCCCACCGACCCAGTCTACAGCGGCTCTGCCTACCTGCCCACCGCCGCCACATACGGCCGAGCCTTCACAAGCTACGTCAAGCCCGCCTCCTACGAGAAGGTGGACGCCTACGATCAATCGGACCAGGCCAGCAAGGTGTCTAGCTCCTCCCGTTTCTCATATGCATCATCGCAGGTCTCCTCCCAGCAGTCCGACTATGGACGGCCGTCACAACGCATGCAGACTCACGTCTGA
- the LOC135522024 gene encoding kin of IRRE-like protein 3 isoform X7 encodes MLAFYLVICLMGTATQAAYFSQQPQDQVVVSGQSVTLPCVIVGYRGMVQWTKDGLALGGERDLPGWTRYSLMGDPLSGEHSLMIDSAELADDAVYECQATQAGLRSHRAKLTVLVPPTDPVVEGGPIIRVKAHTPYNLTCRASGAKPAAEITWYRDGEVMDTAIYSKTRMQDGKRELAVSMLPVVPEDKDSGRTYTCRVLNPAAPAGLQTSVTINVQHPPSVTLSVQPQTVMEGAKVLFICSASANPEITGYRWSKGGVPISEANGDSLEVTVDHSYFTDPVSCEVSNSVGSTNVSTLVDVQFGPRLLLEPKPMNVDIGMDAAFTCTWTGNPPLTLAWTKQGSSVVLSNGNTLQLKAVTQEDAGTYTCKAIVPRIGVAERDVSLTVNGPPIITADATQHAVKHSKGKLECLVGNSPPPDKIVWTFGDVTLSSGSSGRFSVQTVTSDHGVLSSLVLSETLAQDFLLRYNCTAWNRFGTGTALVTLKEQGTEALPMMIIIGAAVGGGCVLLICVVTLVSLCCRHTGKGKKCTRLSKSDIRVQIVHSDHNATRGNDDEEDVKEPMAPNSSESPGTSRTEHSDLLEEDEDERSDIKVKTDPTNGYYNVHAHEDRVIRSGFSDYVPNPRPVYTPSQLPSPSPLYGQHTVVAATQPRIYDFSHRYATTTGARSTYEQQQAAAAQPGATYPTDPVYSGSAYLPTAATYGRAFTSYVKPASYEKVDAYDQSDQASKVSSSSRFSYASSQVSSQQSDYGRPSQRMQTHV; translated from the exons GGTGGACACGCTACTCCTTAATGGGCGACCCGCTATCAGGCGAGCACAGCTTGATGATCGACTCGGCAGAGCTGGCGGATGACGCCGTGTACGAGTGTCAGGCTACGCAGGCCGGACTGCGCTCCCACCGAGCCAAGCTCACTGTTCTAG tTCCCCCCACAGACCCGGTGGTGGAGGGTGGTCCTATCATACGTGTGAAGGCCCACACACCCTACAACCTCACCTGCCGCGCCTCGGGGGCCAAGCCTGCCGCCGAGATCACCTGGTACAGAGACGGAGAGGTCATGGACACGGCCATATACTCCAAG ACGCGGATGCAGGATGGGAAGAGGGAGCTGGCTGTCAGTATGCTTCCTGTGGTGCCGGAGGACAAGGACTCTGGCCGTACCTACACCTGTCGCGTCCTCAACCCCGCCGCCCCCGCCGGACTCCAGACCTCCGTCACCATCAACGTCCAGC ACCCCCCATCAGTGACCCTGTCCGTCCAGCCCCAGACTGTCATGGAGGGAGCCAAGGTTCTGTTCATCTGCTCTGCCTCTGCCAACCCTGAGATCACAGGATACAG GTGGTCCAAGGGAGGAGTCCCGATCTCAGAGGCGAACGGGGACAGCCTGGAGGTGACGGTAGACCACTCGTACTTCACAGACCCTGTCTCCTGTGAGGTGTCCAACTCAGTGGGCAGCACCAACGTCAGCACCCTGGTGGATGTACAAT TTGGTCCCAGGCTGCTATTGGAGCCCAAGCCCATGAACGTGGACATTGGGATGGACGCAGCCTTCACCTGCACCTGGACAGGCAACCCTCCCCTCACCCTGGCCTGGACCAAACAGGGCTCAAGCGTG gtgCTCAGTAATGGCAACACCCTGCAGCTGAAGGCTGTCACCCAGGAGGATGCTGGGACCTATACCTGCAAGGCCATCGTCCCCCGCATCGGTGTGGCTGAGAGGGACGTCTCGCTCACTGTCAACG gcccaccTATCATTACAGCGGACGCCACACAGCACGCTGTCAAGCACTCCAAGGGCAAGCTAGAGTGCCTGGTGGGAAACAGCCCCCCGCCTGACAAGATT GTGTGGACGTTTGGAGACGTGACCCTCTCCTCGGGCTCCTCCGGTCGTTTCTCTGTCCAGACGGTGACCAGCGACCACGGGGTCCTGTCCTCCCTGGTCCTGTCTGAGACCCTGGCCCAGGACTTCCTACTCCGCTACAACTGCACGGCATGGAACCGCTTCGGCACAGGCACCGCGCTGGTCACCCTCAAGGAGCAAGGTACGG AGGCCCTGCCCATGATGATCATCATTGGGGCGGCGGTGGGAGGAGGGTGTGTCCTGCTTATCTGTGTCGTcaccctggtctctctctgctGCAGGCACACCGGAAAAG GTAAAAAGTGCACACGCCTCTCAAAGAGTGACATCAGAGTTCAGATTGTGCACAGCGACCACAATGCTACCCGTGGcaatgatgatgaggaggatgtCAAGGAGCCGATG GCCCCCAACAGCAGTGAGTCTCCTGGGACGTCCCGGACGGAACACAGTGACCTGCTGGAGGAGGACGAGGACGAGAGGTCCGACATCAAGGTAAAAACC GACCCCACTAACGGCTACTACAACGTGCATGCTCACGAGGACCGGGTGATCCGCAGTGGTTTCTCAGATTACGTGCCCAACCCCCGTCCTGTCTACACACCATCCCAGCTGCCCTCCCCCAGCCCGCTGTACGGCCAACACACAGTGGTGGCAGCCACACAGCCCCGCATCTACGACTTCTCCCACCGCTACGCCACCACCACAGGGGCCCGCTCCACCTACGAGCAGCAGCAGGCAGCGGCAGCCCAGCCCGGAGCCACCTACCCCACCGACCCAGTCTACAGCGGCTCTGCCTACCTGCCCACCGCCGCCACATACGGCCGAGCCTTCACAAGCTACGTCAAGCCCGCCTCCTACGAGAAGGTGGACGCCTACGATCAATCGGACCAGGCCAGCAAGGTGTCTAGCTCCTCCCGTTTCTCATATGCATCATCGCAGGTCTCCTCCCAGCAGTCCGACTATGGACGGCCGTCACAACGCATGCAGACTCACGTCTGA
- the LOC135522024 gene encoding kin of IRRE-like protein 3 isoform X6, which produces MLAFYLVICLMGTATQAAYFSQQPQDQVVVSGQSVTLPCVIVGYRGMVQWTKDGLALGGERDLPGWTRYSLMGDPLSGEHSLMIDSAELADDAVYECQATQAGLRSHRAKLTVLVPPTDPVVEGGPIIRVKAHTPYNLTCRASGAKPAAEITWYRDGEVMDTAIYSKTRMQDGKRELAVSMLPVVPEDKDSGRTYTCRVLNPAAPAGLQTSVTINVQHPPSVTLSVQPQTVMEGAKVLFICSASANPEITGYRWSKGGVPISEANGDSLEVTVDHSYFTDPVSCEVSNSVGSTNVSTLVDVQFGPRLLLEPKPMNVDIGMDAAFTCTWTGNPPLTLAWTKQGSSVVLSNGNTLQLKAVTQEDAGTYTCKAIVPRIGVAERDVSLTVNGPPIITADATQHAVKHSKGKLECLVGNSPPPDKIVWTFGDVTLSSGSSGRFSVQTVTSDHGVLSSLVLSETLAQDFLLRYNCTAWNRFGTGTALVTLKEQGTEALPMMIIIGAAVGGGCVLLICVVTLVSLCCRHTGKGKKCTRLSKSDIRVQIVHSDHNATRGNDDEEDVKEPMVNASVQSLSAPNSSESPGTSRTEHSDLLEEDEDERSDIKDPTNGYYNVHAHEDRVIRSGFSDYVPNPRPVYTPSQLPSPSPLYGQHTVVAATQPRIYDFSHRYATTTGARSTYEQQQAAAAQPGATYPTDPVYSGSAYLPTAATYGRAFTSYVKPASYEKVDAYDQSDQASKVSSSSRFSYASSQVSSQQSDYGRPSQRMQTHV; this is translated from the exons GGTGGACACGCTACTCCTTAATGGGCGACCCGCTATCAGGCGAGCACAGCTTGATGATCGACTCGGCAGAGCTGGCGGATGACGCCGTGTACGAGTGTCAGGCTACGCAGGCCGGACTGCGCTCCCACCGAGCCAAGCTCACTGTTCTAG tTCCCCCCACAGACCCGGTGGTGGAGGGTGGTCCTATCATACGTGTGAAGGCCCACACACCCTACAACCTCACCTGCCGCGCCTCGGGGGCCAAGCCTGCCGCCGAGATCACCTGGTACAGAGACGGAGAGGTCATGGACACGGCCATATACTCCAAG ACGCGGATGCAGGATGGGAAGAGGGAGCTGGCTGTCAGTATGCTTCCTGTGGTGCCGGAGGACAAGGACTCTGGCCGTACCTACACCTGTCGCGTCCTCAACCCCGCCGCCCCCGCCGGACTCCAGACCTCCGTCACCATCAACGTCCAGC ACCCCCCATCAGTGACCCTGTCCGTCCAGCCCCAGACTGTCATGGAGGGAGCCAAGGTTCTGTTCATCTGCTCTGCCTCTGCCAACCCTGAGATCACAGGATACAG GTGGTCCAAGGGAGGAGTCCCGATCTCAGAGGCGAACGGGGACAGCCTGGAGGTGACGGTAGACCACTCGTACTTCACAGACCCTGTCTCCTGTGAGGTGTCCAACTCAGTGGGCAGCACCAACGTCAGCACCCTGGTGGATGTACAAT TTGGTCCCAGGCTGCTATTGGAGCCCAAGCCCATGAACGTGGACATTGGGATGGACGCAGCCTTCACCTGCACCTGGACAGGCAACCCTCCCCTCACCCTGGCCTGGACCAAACAGGGCTCAAGCGTG gtgCTCAGTAATGGCAACACCCTGCAGCTGAAGGCTGTCACCCAGGAGGATGCTGGGACCTATACCTGCAAGGCCATCGTCCCCCGCATCGGTGTGGCTGAGAGGGACGTCTCGCTCACTGTCAACG gcccaccTATCATTACAGCGGACGCCACACAGCACGCTGTCAAGCACTCCAAGGGCAAGCTAGAGTGCCTGGTGGGAAACAGCCCCCCGCCTGACAAGATT GTGTGGACGTTTGGAGACGTGACCCTCTCCTCGGGCTCCTCCGGTCGTTTCTCTGTCCAGACGGTGACCAGCGACCACGGGGTCCTGTCCTCCCTGGTCCTGTCTGAGACCCTGGCCCAGGACTTCCTACTCCGCTACAACTGCACGGCATGGAACCGCTTCGGCACAGGCACCGCGCTGGTCACCCTCAAGGAGCAAGGTACGG AGGCCCTGCCCATGATGATCATCATTGGGGCGGCGGTGGGAGGAGGGTGTGTCCTGCTTATCTGTGTCGTcaccctggtctctctctgctGCAGGCACACCGGAAAAG GTAAAAAGTGCACACGCCTCTCAAAGAGTGACATCAGAGTTCAGATTGTGCACAGCGACCACAATGCTACCCGTGGcaatgatgatgaggaggatgtCAAGGAGCCGATGGTAAATGCCTCCGTTCAATCACTTTCA GCCCCCAACAGCAGTGAGTCTCCTGGGACGTCCCGGACGGAACACAGTGACCTGCTGGAGGAGGACGAGGACGAGAGGTCCGACATCAAG GACCCCACTAACGGCTACTACAACGTGCATGCTCACGAGGACCGGGTGATCCGCAGTGGTTTCTCAGATTACGTGCCCAACCCCCGTCCTGTCTACACACCATCCCAGCTGCCCTCCCCCAGCCCGCTGTACGGCCAACACACAGTGGTGGCAGCCACACAGCCCCGCATCTACGACTTCTCCCACCGCTACGCCACCACCACAGGGGCCCGCTCCACCTACGAGCAGCAGCAGGCAGCGGCAGCCCAGCCCGGAGCCACCTACCCCACCGACCCAGTCTACAGCGGCTCTGCCTACCTGCCCACCGCCGCCACATACGGCCGAGCCTTCACAAGCTACGTCAAGCCCGCCTCCTACGAGAAGGTGGACGCCTACGATCAATCGGACCAGGCCAGCAAGGTGTCTAGCTCCTCCCGTTTCTCATATGCATCATCGCAGGTCTCCTCCCAGCAGTCCGACTATGGACGGCCGTCACAACGCATGCAGACTCACGTCTGA
- the LOC135522024 gene encoding kin of IRRE-like protein 1 isoform X2, whose amino-acid sequence MLAFYLVICLMGTATQAAYFSQQPQDQVVVSGQSVTLPCVIVGYRGMVQWTKDGLALGGERDLPGWTRYSLMGDPLSGEHSLMIDSAELADDAVYECQATQAGLRSHRAKLTVLVPPTDPVVEGGPIIRVKAHTPYNLTCRASGAKPAAEITWYRDGEVMDTAIYSKTRMQDGKRELAVSMLPVVPEDKDSGRTYTCRVLNPAAPAGLQTSVTINVQHPPSVTLSVQPQTVMEGAKVLFICSASANPEITGYRWSKGGVPISEANGDSLEVTVDHSYFTDPVSCEVSNSVGSTNVSTLVDVQFGPRLLLEPKPMNVDIGMDAAFTCTWTGNPPLTLAWTKQGSSVVLSNGNTLQLKAVTQEDAGTYTCKAIVPRIGVAERDVSLTVNGPPIITADATQHAVKHSKGKLECLVGNSPPPDKIVWTFGDVTLSSGSSGRFSVQTVTSDHGVLSSLVLSETLAQDFLLRYNCTAWNRFGTGTALVTLKEQEALPMMIIIGAAVGGGCVLLICVVTLVSLCCRHTGKGKKCTRLSKSDIRVQIVHSDHNATRGNDDEEDVKEPMVNASVQSLSGLLFPPQAPNSSESPGTSRTEHSDLLEEDEDERSDIKVKTDPTNGYYNVHAHEDRVIRSGFSDYVPNPRPVYTPSQLPSPSPLYGQHTVVAATQPRIYDFSHRYATTTGARSTYEQQQAAAAQPGATYPTDPVYSGSAYLPTAATYGRAFTSYVKPASYEKVDAYDQSDQASKVSSSSRFSYASSQVSSQQSDYGRPSQRMQTHV is encoded by the exons GGTGGACACGCTACTCCTTAATGGGCGACCCGCTATCAGGCGAGCACAGCTTGATGATCGACTCGGCAGAGCTGGCGGATGACGCCGTGTACGAGTGTCAGGCTACGCAGGCCGGACTGCGCTCCCACCGAGCCAAGCTCACTGTTCTAG tTCCCCCCACAGACCCGGTGGTGGAGGGTGGTCCTATCATACGTGTGAAGGCCCACACACCCTACAACCTCACCTGCCGCGCCTCGGGGGCCAAGCCTGCCGCCGAGATCACCTGGTACAGAGACGGAGAGGTCATGGACACGGCCATATACTCCAAG ACGCGGATGCAGGATGGGAAGAGGGAGCTGGCTGTCAGTATGCTTCCTGTGGTGCCGGAGGACAAGGACTCTGGCCGTACCTACACCTGTCGCGTCCTCAACCCCGCCGCCCCCGCCGGACTCCAGACCTCCGTCACCATCAACGTCCAGC ACCCCCCATCAGTGACCCTGTCCGTCCAGCCCCAGACTGTCATGGAGGGAGCCAAGGTTCTGTTCATCTGCTCTGCCTCTGCCAACCCTGAGATCACAGGATACAG GTGGTCCAAGGGAGGAGTCCCGATCTCAGAGGCGAACGGGGACAGCCTGGAGGTGACGGTAGACCACTCGTACTTCACAGACCCTGTCTCCTGTGAGGTGTCCAACTCAGTGGGCAGCACCAACGTCAGCACCCTGGTGGATGTACAAT TTGGTCCCAGGCTGCTATTGGAGCCCAAGCCCATGAACGTGGACATTGGGATGGACGCAGCCTTCACCTGCACCTGGACAGGCAACCCTCCCCTCACCCTGGCCTGGACCAAACAGGGCTCAAGCGTG gtgCTCAGTAATGGCAACACCCTGCAGCTGAAGGCTGTCACCCAGGAGGATGCTGGGACCTATACCTGCAAGGCCATCGTCCCCCGCATCGGTGTGGCTGAGAGGGACGTCTCGCTCACTGTCAACG gcccaccTATCATTACAGCGGACGCCACACAGCACGCTGTCAAGCACTCCAAGGGCAAGCTAGAGTGCCTGGTGGGAAACAGCCCCCCGCCTGACAAGATT GTGTGGACGTTTGGAGACGTGACCCTCTCCTCGGGCTCCTCCGGTCGTTTCTCTGTCCAGACGGTGACCAGCGACCACGGGGTCCTGTCCTCCCTGGTCCTGTCTGAGACCCTGGCCCAGGACTTCCTACTCCGCTACAACTGCACGGCATGGAACCGCTTCGGCACAGGCACCGCGCTGGTCACCCTCAAGGAGCAAG AGGCCCTGCCCATGATGATCATCATTGGGGCGGCGGTGGGAGGAGGGTGTGTCCTGCTTATCTGTGTCGTcaccctggtctctctctgctGCAGGCACACCGGAAAAG GTAAAAAGTGCACACGCCTCTCAAAGAGTGACATCAGAGTTCAGATTGTGCACAGCGACCACAATGCTACCCGTGGcaatgatgatgaggaggatgtCAAGGAGCCGATGGTAAATGCCTCCGTTCAATCACTTTCA GGCCTGTTGTTTCCCCCTCAGGCCCCCAACAGCAGTGAGTCTCCTGGGACGTCCCGGACGGAACACAGTGACCTGCTGGAGGAGGACGAGGACGAGAGGTCCGACATCAAGGTAAAAACC GACCCCACTAACGGCTACTACAACGTGCATGCTCACGAGGACCGGGTGATCCGCAGTGGTTTCTCAGATTACGTGCCCAACCCCCGTCCTGTCTACACACCATCCCAGCTGCCCTCCCCCAGCCCGCTGTACGGCCAACACACAGTGGTGGCAGCCACACAGCCCCGCATCTACGACTTCTCCCACCGCTACGCCACCACCACAGGGGCCCGCTCCACCTACGAGCAGCAGCAGGCAGCGGCAGCCCAGCCCGGAGCCACCTACCCCACCGACCCAGTCTACAGCGGCTCTGCCTACCTGCCCACCGCCGCCACATACGGCCGAGCCTTCACAAGCTACGTCAAGCCCGCCTCCTACGAGAAGGTGGACGCCTACGATCAATCGGACCAGGCCAGCAAGGTGTCTAGCTCCTCCCGTTTCTCATATGCATCATCGCAGGTCTCCTCCCAGCAGTCCGACTATGGACGGCCGTCACAACGCATGCAGACTCACGTCTGA
- the LOC135522024 gene encoding kin of IRRE-like protein 3 isoform X8, with product MLAFYLVICLMGTATQAAYFSQQPQDQVVVSGQSVTLPCVIVGYRGMVQWTKDGLALGGERDLPGWTRYSLMGDPLSGEHSLMIDSAELADDAVYECQATQAGLRSHRAKLTVLVPPTDPVVEGGPIIRVKAHTPYNLTCRASGAKPAAEITWYRDGEVMDTAIYSKTRMQDGKRELAVSMLPVVPEDKDSGRTYTCRVLNPAAPAGLQTSVTINVQHPPSVTLSVQPQTVMEGAKVLFICSASANPEITGYRWSKGGVPISEANGDSLEVTVDHSYFTDPVSCEVSNSVGSTNVSTLVDVQFGPRLLLEPKPMNVDIGMDAAFTCTWTGNPPLTLAWTKQGSSVVLSNGNTLQLKAVTQEDAGTYTCKAIVPRIGVAERDVSLTVNGPPIITADATQHAVKHSKGKLECLVGNSPPPDKIVWTFGDVTLSSGSSGRFSVQTVTSDHGVLSSLVLSETLAQDFLLRYNCTAWNRFGTGTALVTLKEQGTEALPMMIIIGAAVGGGCVLLICVVTLVSLCCRHTGKGKKCTRLSKSDIRVQIVHSDHNATRGNDDEEDVKEPMAPNSSESPGTSRTEHSDLLEEDEDERSDIKDPTNGYYNVHAHEDRVIRSGFSDYVPNPRPVYTPSQLPSPSPLYGQHTVVAATQPRIYDFSHRYATTTGARSTYEQQQAAAAQPGATYPTDPVYSGSAYLPTAATYGRAFTSYVKPASYEKVDAYDQSDQASKVSSSSRFSYASSQVSSQQSDYGRPSQRMQTHV from the exons GGTGGACACGCTACTCCTTAATGGGCGACCCGCTATCAGGCGAGCACAGCTTGATGATCGACTCGGCAGAGCTGGCGGATGACGCCGTGTACGAGTGTCAGGCTACGCAGGCCGGACTGCGCTCCCACCGAGCCAAGCTCACTGTTCTAG tTCCCCCCACAGACCCGGTGGTGGAGGGTGGTCCTATCATACGTGTGAAGGCCCACACACCCTACAACCTCACCTGCCGCGCCTCGGGGGCCAAGCCTGCCGCCGAGATCACCTGGTACAGAGACGGAGAGGTCATGGACACGGCCATATACTCCAAG ACGCGGATGCAGGATGGGAAGAGGGAGCTGGCTGTCAGTATGCTTCCTGTGGTGCCGGAGGACAAGGACTCTGGCCGTACCTACACCTGTCGCGTCCTCAACCCCGCCGCCCCCGCCGGACTCCAGACCTCCGTCACCATCAACGTCCAGC ACCCCCCATCAGTGACCCTGTCCGTCCAGCCCCAGACTGTCATGGAGGGAGCCAAGGTTCTGTTCATCTGCTCTGCCTCTGCCAACCCTGAGATCACAGGATACAG GTGGTCCAAGGGAGGAGTCCCGATCTCAGAGGCGAACGGGGACAGCCTGGAGGTGACGGTAGACCACTCGTACTTCACAGACCCTGTCTCCTGTGAGGTGTCCAACTCAGTGGGCAGCACCAACGTCAGCACCCTGGTGGATGTACAAT TTGGTCCCAGGCTGCTATTGGAGCCCAAGCCCATGAACGTGGACATTGGGATGGACGCAGCCTTCACCTGCACCTGGACAGGCAACCCTCCCCTCACCCTGGCCTGGACCAAACAGGGCTCAAGCGTG gtgCTCAGTAATGGCAACACCCTGCAGCTGAAGGCTGTCACCCAGGAGGATGCTGGGACCTATACCTGCAAGGCCATCGTCCCCCGCATCGGTGTGGCTGAGAGGGACGTCTCGCTCACTGTCAACG gcccaccTATCATTACAGCGGACGCCACACAGCACGCTGTCAAGCACTCCAAGGGCAAGCTAGAGTGCCTGGTGGGAAACAGCCCCCCGCCTGACAAGATT GTGTGGACGTTTGGAGACGTGACCCTCTCCTCGGGCTCCTCCGGTCGTTTCTCTGTCCAGACGGTGACCAGCGACCACGGGGTCCTGTCCTCCCTGGTCCTGTCTGAGACCCTGGCCCAGGACTTCCTACTCCGCTACAACTGCACGGCATGGAACCGCTTCGGCACAGGCACCGCGCTGGTCACCCTCAAGGAGCAAGGTACGG AGGCCCTGCCCATGATGATCATCATTGGGGCGGCGGTGGGAGGAGGGTGTGTCCTGCTTATCTGTGTCGTcaccctggtctctctctgctGCAGGCACACCGGAAAAG GTAAAAAGTGCACACGCCTCTCAAAGAGTGACATCAGAGTTCAGATTGTGCACAGCGACCACAATGCTACCCGTGGcaatgatgatgaggaggatgtCAAGGAGCCGATG GCCCCCAACAGCAGTGAGTCTCCTGGGACGTCCCGGACGGAACACAGTGACCTGCTGGAGGAGGACGAGGACGAGAGGTCCGACATCAAG GACCCCACTAACGGCTACTACAACGTGCATGCTCACGAGGACCGGGTGATCCGCAGTGGTTTCTCAGATTACGTGCCCAACCCCCGTCCTGTCTACACACCATCCCAGCTGCCCTCCCCCAGCCCGCTGTACGGCCAACACACAGTGGTGGCAGCCACACAGCCCCGCATCTACGACTTCTCCCACCGCTACGCCACCACCACAGGGGCCCGCTCCACCTACGAGCAGCAGCAGGCAGCGGCAGCCCAGCCCGGAGCCACCTACCCCACCGACCCAGTCTACAGCGGCTCTGCCTACCTGCCCACCGCCGCCACATACGGCCGAGCCTTCACAAGCTACGTCAAGCCCGCCTCCTACGAGAAGGTGGACGCCTACGATCAATCGGACCAGGCCAGCAAGGTGTCTAGCTCCTCCCGTTTCTCATATGCATCATCGCAGGTCTCCTCCCAGCAGTCCGACTATGGACGGCCGTCACAACGCATGCAGACTCACGTCTGA